TAGGTCTTGGATAGATCGTCGAACTGGACGTCGTGCTTGCTGCCCGTCACCATCTTGCGGGCGACTTCAACGGTCCATACGCCATCTTTCCAGTTGAGACCCAGCATGATGTCACCACGATCTCCGACTGGCTTTTGGATCTTGATGGAGGCGACTTCGTCTCCGGTCATAAACTTGCTGTCGTCGAATGGCACGGCGTTTTCGGCTTTCAGCCAGTAAGTGCCACCCTTATTGGCGGGCTTCCCGGATTTATCCATGAATTCAGGCATGCCGTTCTTCAAGCCGATGTTTTTGTAGCCACCGCTTGTTTTGGGGTCGCTGTGCCGACCGGCACCCTTGGCTGTTTTCGGGTCATAGCGCATATGGTCGAGATACTGGTCGTCCACATAGCCCAATGGTCCGCTGCGCACTGATTTCACATGCCAGATGTCACCCATTTCCGATTCATCTTCGGTGTACTTGTTGCCATAAGGCTTGCCCGGTTCACCGGAGTGGCAGTTCATCTGACAGCCCCGTTTTGCAAAACCGAAGATGGACTCATCAATATCCCAGATAAAGGCCGCCTTATCTTCGTAGTAGACGTTGTTGTCGCCGCCTTTGTCATTGGGGTCTTTGAGCTTTTTCCAACTTCCGTCCGCCTGTTTTTGGTACGGAGCGCGTTGGTAGTTCAAGGTCGCATCCTTGTACTGCATCAAGAAGTAAACCATGTCGCCGGCATAGGCGGCTTGGATGGTTCCGGTGGTTTCGCCCTTGCCACCAAAGTTCCCACCCTTGACGAACTTGAGATCGGTTTTGGGGGCGGCGGCCCAAACCGCATCGTTTGCCATACCGTCCAAAGTCGGAGCGGCGGCGGCCTTGACGGCGTTGACGGTCAAGCTTTTGTCCTTGGCCTGTCCGTCGGATGCAACGGTTATCAGGCCCATGGCTAACGCGGCACAGGCTATCGGTGTGATGTACTTCATCGCTCTCTCCTGTTGTAAGCTTCCTGTTGTAAGCTCTTGTGGTTTCTGTGGTCTTTTGGCTATTCGTCGACCGTTCGGCTCAACCCGTCCGGACGGCGGTCTTACTTATCTTTGTTAAGAGGGTGGGGCGGATGTTCGTGCCATCCGGTGATCATCATTTTGAACCCGGCACTGGCGGTGATCCCCATGGTGCCCATGTAAATGTGCCCCAGCATGAACATGGAAAGCAGGAACCCAATCACGTAGTGGCCGACGGCGATGGGAACCAAACCGTAAAAACCGAACAGCGTTTCAGGCACCAGTTCAGGGAAGAAAAAGGCGATCCCGGTGATCGTCAGAATTGGCATGGCGCCGTACATCACCAGCAGATAGGTGATCTGTTGCAAGGCGTTGTACTTCAGTTCCGGAGTCGGCAGCACGGGAGGCTGTTCGCCCTTGAAGATGCCGCTGGCCACGAAGGCGTTCTGGCGGTTGATGTTGTCGGCCAGGTTTCCGAGATCCGGCAGGTACTGCCGCCAGTTGCCGGTCTGAGCATTCCACAGCAGGAACAAGGCATAGAGCACTGCCAGCACAATACCGGCCACGTTGTGCACGGTGCGCGCCAATTCAAACGGCAGGATCGGAACCGGAGAGTCCGTGAAGTGCAGCGCCGCTCCGGAAATCATGAGCAGAAGCATCAAGAGCGCATTCGACCAATGCCACAAACGCAGCCACAAGGGCAGAATGTAGGTACGATCAGTCATGGCGGCGGCTCCTTCGACGGTAGGCGATGATCCGGGCCAGGGTGTGCACTCCGATCCCCGCGACAACCAAAAGGGTGATTCCGCCAAAAGCGAGGTCCAGGTAGCGATTGCGGGTCGCGCCGACCACATAGGCCTCGTTGAGGATGACGCTATTGATGAATCCTAACTTCTCCCGTTCCTGCCCCACCAGGTGCGCGTACTGACGCAACCGCAGCGCCGAGTCCACGGTGTGGCAGGCGACACAGTCCCGCAAGGCCCCTTTGGCGCCCATGATGTTGTGAGACAACAGCTGTTTTTTCCAGGGTGCCGTGTGGCAGTCAACGCAGCGGACTTTTGTCCAGTGGGCCTTGAGGTTGGGCAGCCATTCGTGGTTTTTCTCCAAGTCTTCCTGGCGTCCGCGCCCCAACGTGGCGAGGCTTGAGGTAATGCCATGGCACTGTGCGCACATGGCGTTGTCCTGTGCCACCGCTTCACCCACTGTCTTGAATTTGCTGGCTTTGAGAAATACATGCGGATCGTGACAGGAATCGCACGCGATCTTCGTCGTCATTTGCTTGTGATGAACACTCTCCATGTATTGTTCCTCAATGTAGAGGAACTCCCGGGTGTGGCATTCATCGCAATTATTGATAATCGATTTGCCTTGTTCGAAGTGAGGGTACTCTTTGTATCCCGTCACATGGCAAGCCAGGCAATCGACCAGACCATGGCTCGATGCCTCATAGACTGTCTGATCGACAAAGAGACCCTGCATCTGCTCGTACTCGAACTCTTTTTTTTCGAGCTTGGCGATCCCTGTTTCCGAATGGCATTTCAGGCACGCCGACTGGATACTTCGGATGTTTTGCAGCTCTTCCGGGGTGAGAGGCTTGGCCTCTTTCGCCAAAGCGCTGGAAAATCCTGCAAAAAGCGCAATTGCCACCCCCCACGCCACAAGGTGACGCGCCGAAGCACCCATCATCTGATGGCCCCCTTCCTCAAAATAATTCGAGAAATTACTGTATAAATGTACACTAAAAAAATAGATTGAATCAATTGATATTTGTCATTTTATAATCAATACTAAATTAGTCGGGTTTTATTTTCCCATTGTTTACAATGAAATGTAAGGAAAAATGGGTTGTTATGCAAAAAATGACTACCCCTATGCGTAGGAAAAAATTTAAATCCATTGATCAAAATAAAATAACATACAAAACTAAATATTACATAAATCGAATACATTAATAATTACATTTAATGTGATTTTGTGTATGGTGTTATGTTGTTTCCTTGCGGAATATATTAAAATATAGGTGAGTGTTATGTTGTTGTAAATTATATTATTAGAATGTATTTATTCATAAATAGTTTTGAATGCAGATATTTTATACTTATTGGATGCTTGTGGGTTGTTTGTGATTTGGGTAGTCCTCTTTCACACATCATCACAGTGTGAGATTTTATTGCGGATATTATTGAATGGTCTTGCAAAAATCGATGAGGGTCTACCGCATCCGCCCACCTCAACAGGCGGCGCGCCGCACGCTTTGTTCGGAGGAGCGGGGTGGGCAGAGGGTCATCGGGGGTCCACCAGGTCGAGGTGGCATGCGCGCGCCGACCTGATAAGATTCAAGCGAGCTTTGATCAACTTGAACGCTTGCATGAAGGCTGTCTTGCGCGCCCTGTGGGCACGTGCAAGACCCTGATCATAGTCGGGGCGGGCGGTTTTCCAGATCATGGCTTGGGTCATCGGGTCCTCCGATCTTAGCAGAGATGTATGAATTAGTTTGATTTGTTCATTTAGCCACTCATATTCCGGCTGAATTGGTCAATTTTCACGATTTTGCTCGCATTTTTGAGGCTTCACAAACTACAATTCCTGATCATATGGATTAGAAAAACTAATTTGGAAATCGACGTGGCCGACGATCAGTTGCCGCCTTTGAACAGTTTGCGGGCCTTCGAGGCCGCCGCTCGCCATTTGAGTTTCAAGAATGCGGCGGAAGAG
The sequence above is drawn from the Magnetospira sp. QH-2 genome and encodes:
- a CDS encoding ethylbenzene dehydrogenase-related protein gives rise to the protein MKYITPIACAALAMGLITVASDGQAKDKSLTVNAVKAAAAPTLDGMANDAVWAAAPKTDLKFVKGGNFGGKGETTGTIQAAYAGDMVYFLMQYKDATLNYQRAPYQKQADGSWKKLKDPNDKGGDNNVYYEDKAAFIWDIDESIFGFAKRGCQMNCHSGEPGKPYGNKYTEDESEMGDIWHVKSVRSGPLGYVDDQYLDHMRYDPKTAKGAGRHSDPKTSGGYKNIGLKNGMPEFMDKSGKPANKGGTYWLKAENAVPFDDSKFMTGDEVASIKIQKPVGDRGDIMLGLNWKDGVWTVEVARKMVTGSKHDVQFDDLSKTYGFGVAAFDNAQVRHAFEEKPLMLKFK
- a CDS encoding cytochrome b/b6 domain-containing protein, which gives rise to MTDRTYILPLWLRLWHWSNALLMLLLMISGAALHFTDSPVPILPFELARTVHNVAGIVLAVLYALFLLWNAQTGNWRQYLPDLGNLADNINRQNAFVASGIFKGEQPPVLPTPELKYNALQQITYLLVMYGAMPILTITGIAFFFPELVPETLFGFYGLVPIAVGHYVIGFLLSMFMLGHIYMGTMGITASAGFKMMITGWHEHPPHPLNKDK
- a CDS encoding cytochrome c3 family protein — encoded protein: MMGASARHLVAWGVAIALFAGFSSALAKEAKPLTPEELQNIRSIQSACLKCHSETGIAKLEKKEFEYEQMQGLFVDQTVYEASSHGLVDCLACHVTGYKEYPHFEQGKSIINNCDECHTREFLYIEEQYMESVHHKQMTTKIACDSCHDPHVFLKASKFKTVGEAVAQDNAMCAQCHGITSSLATLGRGRQEDLEKNHEWLPNLKAHWTKVRCVDCHTAPWKKQLLSHNIMGAKGALRDCVACHTVDSALRLRQYAHLVGQEREKLGFINSVILNEAYVVGATRNRYLDLAFGGITLLVVAGIGVHTLARIIAYRRRSRRHD